In a single window of the Bactrocera dorsalis isolate Fly_Bdor chromosome 2, ASM2337382v1, whole genome shotgun sequence genome:
- the LOC105226572 gene encoding TLD domain-containing protein 2 isoform X21, with translation MVKGSFLTRYTERRRSLLSWRRRSSDVLSMSTDDYRKASLFATGSFDLDFPIPDLIGTTEILTEEHREKLCGHLPARAEGYSWSLIFSTSQHGFSLNSLYRKMQKLESPILIVIQDTDNNVFGALTSCSLHVSDHFYGTGESLLYKFNPSFKVFHWTGENLYFIKGNMESLSIGAGDGRFGLWLDGDLNQGRSQSCSTYGNEPLAPQEDFVIKTLECWAFV, from the exons ATGGTGAAAGGTTCGTTTCTCACGCGTTATACGGAAAGGCGCAGAAGCCTGCTCTCCTGGCGGCGTCGCAGCAGTGAT GTGTTGTCTATGAGCACAGATGACTATCGCAAGGCTTCATTATTTGCAACCGGTTCCTTTGACTTGGACTTCCccataccagatttaattggcACAACAGAAATTCTCACAGAAGAGCATCG TGAAAAACTTTGTGGACACCTACCCGCACGCGCCGAAGGCTATTCGTGGTCATTGATATTCAGCACCTCCCAGCATGGCTTCTCTCTGAATTCGCTCTACCGAAAGATGCAGAAACTCGAAAGTCCCATACTAATTGTCATACAAGATACAGATAATAAT gtTTTTGGCGCTTTAACGTCCTGCTCCCTGCACGTGTCCGATCACTTCTACGGCACCGGCGAATCGCTGTTATACAAATTTAATCCCAGCTTTAAAGTGTTCCATTGGACCGGCGagaatttatatttcattaagGGCAATATGGAGAGCTTGTCGATCGGTGCTGGAGA CGGTCGCTTTGGTCTATGGCTAGACGGTGACCTCAACCAAGGGCGATCACAATCCTGCAGCACATACGGCAATGAGCCACTAGCACCGCAAGAAGACTTCGTTATCAAAACACTCGAATGCTGGGCatttgtttaa
- the LOC105226572 gene encoding TLD domain-containing protein 2 isoform X22 — protein MCELVLNPALRREVLSMSTDDYRKASLFATGSFDLDFPIPDLIGTTEILTEEHREKLCGHLPARAEGYSWSLIFSTSQHGFSLNSLYRKMQKLESPILIVIQDTDNNVFGALTSCSLHVSDHFYGTGESLLYKFNPSFKVFHWTGENLYFIKGNMESLSIGAGDGRFGLWLDGDLNQGRSQSCSTYGNEPLAPQEDFVIKTLECWAFV, from the exons ATGTGCGAATTGGTGCTAAATCCAGCGCTGCGGCGTGAG GTGTTGTCTATGAGCACAGATGACTATCGCAAGGCTTCATTATTTGCAACCGGTTCCTTTGACTTGGACTTCCccataccagatttaattggcACAACAGAAATTCTCACAGAAGAGCATCG TGAAAAACTTTGTGGACACCTACCCGCACGCGCCGAAGGCTATTCGTGGTCATTGATATTCAGCACCTCCCAGCATGGCTTCTCTCTGAATTCGCTCTACCGAAAGATGCAGAAACTCGAAAGTCCCATACTAATTGTCATACAAGATACAGATAATAAT gtTTTTGGCGCTTTAACGTCCTGCTCCCTGCACGTGTCCGATCACTTCTACGGCACCGGCGAATCGCTGTTATACAAATTTAATCCCAGCTTTAAAGTGTTCCATTGGACCGGCGagaatttatatttcattaagGGCAATATGGAGAGCTTGTCGATCGGTGCTGGAGA CGGTCGCTTTGGTCTATGGCTAGACGGTGACCTCAACCAAGGGCGATCACAATCCTGCAGCACATACGGCAATGAGCCACTAGCACCGCAAGAAGACTTCGTTATCAAAACACTCGAATGCTGGGCatttgtttaa